The following coding sequences are from one Triticum dicoccoides isolate Atlit2015 ecotype Zavitan chromosome 4A, WEW_v2.0, whole genome shotgun sequence window:
- the LOC119287463 gene encoding uncharacterized protein LOC119287463 — protein sequence MRPLAQMASSVLASPAPLPPPLSSRQPRARPAVATAATLVRHRVGAAPSGPAPPSFHFSWENTEANGAAEARELSRKGGEAAEAPRVPSRYLFLFPTQTRDTAVCATGNKTPGLDGFLHVGLPGTSPSRTRQPPPSHVPSSCRRRCSAVSCCLGAAACCRVVAAPAGPSLAGYVFDAILADFCYEI from the exons ATGAGACCGCTGGCCCAGATGGCTTCCTCCGTGTTGGCCTCCCCAGCGCCCCTCCCTCCGCCGCTAAGCAGCCGTCAGCCTCGCGCGCGCCCAGCAGTCGCAACCGCCGCCactctggtgcggcaccgtgtcGGCGCCGCCCCCTCTGGCCCAGCTCCACCCAG TTTCCATTTCTCGTGGGAGAATACGGAAGCCAACGGAGCAGCGGAGGCGAGAGAGCTCAGCCGCAAGGGAGGAGAGGCAGCTGAGGCGCCACGTGTACCCAGCCgctacctcttcctcttccccacCCAAACTCGTGATACTGCTGTGTGCGCCACCGGCAACAAGACCCCCGGCCTAGATGGCTTCCTCCATGTTGGCCTCCCCGGCACCTCGCCCTCCCGCACGCGGCAACCGCCACCCTCGCACGTGCCCAgtagctgccgccgccgctgcagtGCCGTGTCGTGCTGTCTCGGCGCCGCGGCGTGCTGCCGGGTGGTGGCCGCCCCCGCCGGCCCCTCGCTAGCTGGATACGTGTTCGACGCCATTTTGGCGGATTTTTGTTATGAAATATAA